A portion of the Canis lupus baileyi chromosome 6, mCanLup2.hap1, whole genome shotgun sequence genome contains these proteins:
- the ADAR gene encoding double-stranded RNA-specific adenosine deaminase isoform X3: protein MAELKEKVCDYLFNVCSSSALNLAKNIGLTRARDVNAVLIDLERQGDVYRQGTTPPIWYLTDKKRERIQMKRNADLGPETIPAAVPETKGDAVASRHVATPAASDGVAAVEVQNGQEPVIKLENRQEAVPEPVKPKPPAHDNGPSKTGYVDFENGQWATDDIPDDLNSIHAAPGEFRAIMEMPSFYSHGWPRCSPYKKLTECQLKNPISGLLEYAQFASQTCEFNLLEQSGPPHEPRFKFQVIIGGREFPPAEAGSKKVAKQDAALKAMTILLEEARAKDSGRPEEPYDCSMEKGSEKTAEAQPSTPSATSFFSGKNPVTTLLECVHKLGSSCEFRLLSREGPAHDPKFQYCVAMGAHTFPTVSAPSKKVAKQMAAEEAMKALHGEATSSATSETQPGGTNTESFDNLESGMPNKVRRIGELVRYLNTNPVGGLLEYARSHGFAAEFKLVDQSGPPHEPKFVYQAKVGGRWFPAVCAHSKKQGKQEAADAALRVLIGENEKAERMGFTELPLTGSTFHDQIAMLSHRCFNALTNSFQPSLLGRKILAAVIMKKASDDLGVVVSLGTGNRCVKGDSLSLKGETVNDCHAEIISRRGFIRFLYSELMKYNPQTAKESIFEPAKGGEKLQIKKSVSFHLYISTAPCGDGALFDKSCSDRAVESTDSRHYPVFENPKQGKLRTKVENGEGTIPVESSDIVPTWDGIRLGERLRTMSCSDKILRWNVLGLQGALLTHFLQPVYLKSVTLGYLFSQGHLTRAICCRVTRDGSAFEDGLRPPFIVNHPKVGRVSVYDSKRQSGKTKETSVNWCLADGYDLEILDGTRGTVDGPRNELSRVSKKNIFLLFKKLCSFRYRRDLLRLSYGEAKKAARDYELAKNYFKKSLKDMGYGNWISKPQEEKNFYLCPV, encoded by the exons ATGGCTGAGCTCAAGGAGAAAGTTTGCGACTACCTGTTTAACGTGTGCAGCTCCTCTGCCCTGAACTTGGCTAAAAATATTGGCCTCACCAGGGCCCGAGACGTAAATGCCGTGCTGATTGACCTGGAAAGGCAGGGCGATGTCTACAGGCAAGGGACAACGCCCCCCATATGGTATCTGACTGATAAGAAGCGAGAGCGGATACAAATGAAGAGAAATGCAGACCTCGGCCCCGAGACCATCCCAGCTGCTGTGCCTGAGACCAAAGGAGATGCTGTGGCCTCCCGTCACGTAGCCACGCCAGCCGCCTCGGACGGTGTGGCGGCCGTAGAAGTGCAGAATGGGCAGGAACCTGTCATAAAGCTGGAGAACAGGCAGGAGGCTGTGCCAGAGCCAGTAAAACCGAAGCCGCCTGCCCATGACAATGGCCCCTCAAAAACAGGGTATGTTGACTTTGAAAATGGCCAGTGGGCCACAGACGACATCCCAGATGACTTGAATAGTATCCACGCGGCACCAGGTGAGTTTCGAGCCATCATGGAGATGCCCTCCTTCTACAGCCACGGCTGGCCACGGTGCTCACCCTACAAGAAACTGACAGAGTGCCAGCTGAAGAACCCCATCAGCGGGCTGCTAGAGTATGCTCAGTTCGCTAGTCAGACCTGTGAGTTCAACCTGCTAGAGCAGAGCGGACCGCCCCATGAGCCTCG ATTTAAATTCCAAGTCATCATTGGTGGCCGAGAGTTCCCCCCAGCTGAAGCTGGCAGCAAGAAGGTAGCCAAGCAGGATGCAGCCCTCAAAGCCATGACAATCCTGCTTGAGGAAGCGAGAGCCAAGGACAGTGGAAGACCAGAAGAACCCTACGACTGCTCCATGGAGAAGGGATCTGAGAAG ACTGCAGAGGCCCAGCCCAGCACCCCTTCAGCGACATCCTTCTTTTCTGGGAAGAACCCCGTCACTACCTTGCTTGAGTGTGTGCACAAGCTGGGGAGTTCCTGTGAATTCCGCCTCCTGTCCAGAGAAGGCCCTGCCCATGACCCCAA GTTCCAGTACTGTGTCGCCATGGGAGCCCACACTTTCCCCACCGTGAGTGCCcccagcaagaaggtggccaagCAGATGGCCGCAGAGGAAGCCATGAAGGCTCTGCATGGAGAGGCAACCAGCTCGGCCACTTCTGAAACCCAG CCCGGGGGCACGAACACAGAGTCGTTTGATAACCTGGAGTCTGGGATGCCCAACAAGGTCAGGAGGATTGGTGAGCTGGTCAGATACCTGAACACCAACCCCGTGGGTGGCCTGTTAGAGTACGCCCGCTCCCACGGCTTTGCAGCTGAGTTCAAGTTGGTCGACCAGTCCGGCCCTCCACATGAGCCCAA GTTCGTTTACCAGGCAAAAGTTGGGGGTCGCTGGTTCCCAGCCGTCTGCGCACACAGCAAGAAGCAAGGCAAGCAGGAAGCAGCAGATGCGGCCCTCCGCGTCTTGATTGGGGAGAACGAGAAGGCAGAGCGCATGGGTTTCACAGAG CTCCCCCTCACTGGCAGCACCTTCCACGACCAGATAGCCATGCTGAGCCACCGCTGCTTCAACGCCCTCACTAATAGCTTCCAGCCTTCCCTGCTGGGCCGCAAGATCCTGGCCGCCGTCATCATGAAGAAGGCCTCTGATGACCTGGGGGTGGTGGTCAGCCTGGGGACAG GGAACCGCTGTGTGAAGGGGGACTCTCTCAGCCTGAAGGGGGAGACTGTCAACGACTGCCACGCAGAGATCATCTCCCGGAGGGGCTTCATCAG GTTTCTCTACAGTGAGCTGATGAAGTACAACCCCCAGACCGCAAAGGAGAGCATCTTTGAGCCTGCCAAGGGAGGAGAAAAGCTCCAAATAAAAAAGAGCGTCTCGTTCCATCTGTACATCAG CACGGCCCCATGCGGGGATGGCGCCCTCTTTGACAAGTCCTGCAGTGACCGTGCTGTGGAGAGCACAGATTCCCGCCATTACCCTGTCTTTGAGAACCCCAAACAAGGCAAGCTTCGTACCAAGGTGGAGAACG GAGAAGGCACGATTCCCGTGGAGTCCAGTGACATTGTGCCCACGTGGGACGGCATCCGGCTTGGGGAGAGGCTCCGCACCATGTCATGCAGCGACAAGATCCTTCGCTGGAATGTGCTGGGCCTTCAGGGGGCGCTGCTAACCCACTTCCTGCAGCCCGTGTATCTCAAGTCAGTCACTCTGG GCTACCTGTTCAGCCAAGGACATCTGACTCGTGCCATCTGCTGCCGTGTGACGAGGGACGGAAGTGCCTTTGAGGATGGGTTGCGGCCCCCCTTCATTGTCAACCACCCCAAG GTGGGCCGAGTCAGTGTGTACGACTCCAAGAGGCAGTCCGGGAAGACAAAGGAGACGAGCGTGAACTGGTGCCTGGCTGACGGCTACGACCTCGAGATCCTGGATGGGACCCGAGGCACCGTGGACGG GCCACGGAACGAACTGTCACGTGTCTCCAAGAAGAACATTTTCCTCCTGTTCAAGAAGCTGTGCTCGTTCCGGTACCGCAGGGATCTTCTCAGACTCTCGTATGGCGAGGCCAAGAAAGCCGCCCGAGACTATGAGCTCGCCAAGAACTACTTCAAGAAGAGCCTCAAGGACATGGGTTACGGGAACTGGATCAGCAAGCCCCAGGAGGAGAAGAACTTTTACCTCTGCCCCGTGTga
- the ADAR gene encoding double-stranded RNA-specific adenosine deaminase isoform X5 produces the protein MAELKEKVCDYLFNVCSSSALNLAKNIGLTRARDVNAVLIDLERQGDVYRQGTTPPIWYLTDKKRERIQMKRNADLGPETIPAAVPETKGDAVASRHVATPAASDGVAAVEVQNGQEPVIKLENRQEAVPEPVKPKPPAHDNGPSKTGYVDFENGQWATDDIPDDLNSIHAAPGEFRAIMEMPSFYSHGWPRCSPYKKLTECQLKNPISGLLEYAQFASQTCEFNLLEQSGPPHEPRFKFQVIIGGREFPPAEAGSKKVAKQDAALKAMTILLEEARAKDSGRPEEPYDCSMEKGSEKTAEAQPSTPSATSFFSGKNPVTTLLEFQYCVAMGAHTFPTVSAPSKKVAKQMAAEEAMKALHGEATSSATSETQPGGTNTESFDNLESGMPNKVRRIGELVRYLNTNPVGGLLEYARSHGFAAEFKLVDQSGPPHEPKFVYQAKVGGRWFPAVCAHSKKQGKQEAADAALRVLIGENEKAERMGFTELPLTGSTFHDQIAMLSHRCFNALTNSFQPSLLGRKILAAVIMKKASDDLGVVVSLGTGNRCVKGDSLSLKGETVNDCHAEIISRRGFIRFLYSELMKYNPQTAKESIFEPAKGGEKLQIKKSVSFHLYISTAPCGDGALFDKSCSDRAVESTDSRHYPVFENPKQGKLRTKVENGEGTIPVESSDIVPTWDGIRLGERLRTMSCSDKILRWNVLGLQGALLTHFLQPVYLKSVTLGYLFSQGHLTRAICCRVTRDGSAFEDGLRPPFIVNHPKVGRVSVYDSKRQSGKTKETSVNWCLADGYDLEILDGTRGTVDGPRNELSRVSKKNIFLLFKKLCSFRYRRDLLRLSYGEAKKAARDYELAKNYFKKSLKDMGYGNWISKPQEEKNFYLCPV, from the exons ATGGCTGAGCTCAAGGAGAAAGTTTGCGACTACCTGTTTAACGTGTGCAGCTCCTCTGCCCTGAACTTGGCTAAAAATATTGGCCTCACCAGGGCCCGAGACGTAAATGCCGTGCTGATTGACCTGGAAAGGCAGGGCGATGTCTACAGGCAAGGGACAACGCCCCCCATATGGTATCTGACTGATAAGAAGCGAGAGCGGATACAAATGAAGAGAAATGCAGACCTCGGCCCCGAGACCATCCCAGCTGCTGTGCCTGAGACCAAAGGAGATGCTGTGGCCTCCCGTCACGTAGCCACGCCAGCCGCCTCGGACGGTGTGGCGGCCGTAGAAGTGCAGAATGGGCAGGAACCTGTCATAAAGCTGGAGAACAGGCAGGAGGCTGTGCCAGAGCCAGTAAAACCGAAGCCGCCTGCCCATGACAATGGCCCCTCAAAAACAGGGTATGTTGACTTTGAAAATGGCCAGTGGGCCACAGACGACATCCCAGATGACTTGAATAGTATCCACGCGGCACCAGGTGAGTTTCGAGCCATCATGGAGATGCCCTCCTTCTACAGCCACGGCTGGCCACGGTGCTCACCCTACAAGAAACTGACAGAGTGCCAGCTGAAGAACCCCATCAGCGGGCTGCTAGAGTATGCTCAGTTCGCTAGTCAGACCTGTGAGTTCAACCTGCTAGAGCAGAGCGGACCGCCCCATGAGCCTCG ATTTAAATTCCAAGTCATCATTGGTGGCCGAGAGTTCCCCCCAGCTGAAGCTGGCAGCAAGAAGGTAGCCAAGCAGGATGCAGCCCTCAAAGCCATGACAATCCTGCTTGAGGAAGCGAGAGCCAAGGACAGTGGAAGACCAGAAGAACCCTACGACTGCTCCATGGAGAAGGGATCTGAGAAG ACTGCAGAGGCCCAGCCCAGCACCCCTTCAGCGACATCCTTCTTTTCTGGGAAGAACCCCGTCACTACCTTGCTTGA GTTCCAGTACTGTGTCGCCATGGGAGCCCACACTTTCCCCACCGTGAGTGCCcccagcaagaaggtggccaagCAGATGGCCGCAGAGGAAGCCATGAAGGCTCTGCATGGAGAGGCAACCAGCTCGGCCACTTCTGAAACCCAG CCCGGGGGCACGAACACAGAGTCGTTTGATAACCTGGAGTCTGGGATGCCCAACAAGGTCAGGAGGATTGGTGAGCTGGTCAGATACCTGAACACCAACCCCGTGGGTGGCCTGTTAGAGTACGCCCGCTCCCACGGCTTTGCAGCTGAGTTCAAGTTGGTCGACCAGTCCGGCCCTCCACATGAGCCCAA GTTCGTTTACCAGGCAAAAGTTGGGGGTCGCTGGTTCCCAGCCGTCTGCGCACACAGCAAGAAGCAAGGCAAGCAGGAAGCAGCAGATGCGGCCCTCCGCGTCTTGATTGGGGAGAACGAGAAGGCAGAGCGCATGGGTTTCACAGAG CTCCCCCTCACTGGCAGCACCTTCCACGACCAGATAGCCATGCTGAGCCACCGCTGCTTCAACGCCCTCACTAATAGCTTCCAGCCTTCCCTGCTGGGCCGCAAGATCCTGGCCGCCGTCATCATGAAGAAGGCCTCTGATGACCTGGGGGTGGTGGTCAGCCTGGGGACAG GGAACCGCTGTGTGAAGGGGGACTCTCTCAGCCTGAAGGGGGAGACTGTCAACGACTGCCACGCAGAGATCATCTCCCGGAGGGGCTTCATCAG GTTTCTCTACAGTGAGCTGATGAAGTACAACCCCCAGACCGCAAAGGAGAGCATCTTTGAGCCTGCCAAGGGAGGAGAAAAGCTCCAAATAAAAAAGAGCGTCTCGTTCCATCTGTACATCAG CACGGCCCCATGCGGGGATGGCGCCCTCTTTGACAAGTCCTGCAGTGACCGTGCTGTGGAGAGCACAGATTCCCGCCATTACCCTGTCTTTGAGAACCCCAAACAAGGCAAGCTTCGTACCAAGGTGGAGAACG GAGAAGGCACGATTCCCGTGGAGTCCAGTGACATTGTGCCCACGTGGGACGGCATCCGGCTTGGGGAGAGGCTCCGCACCATGTCATGCAGCGACAAGATCCTTCGCTGGAATGTGCTGGGCCTTCAGGGGGCGCTGCTAACCCACTTCCTGCAGCCCGTGTATCTCAAGTCAGTCACTCTGG GCTACCTGTTCAGCCAAGGACATCTGACTCGTGCCATCTGCTGCCGTGTGACGAGGGACGGAAGTGCCTTTGAGGATGGGTTGCGGCCCCCCTTCATTGTCAACCACCCCAAG GTGGGCCGAGTCAGTGTGTACGACTCCAAGAGGCAGTCCGGGAAGACAAAGGAGACGAGCGTGAACTGGTGCCTGGCTGACGGCTACGACCTCGAGATCCTGGATGGGACCCGAGGCACCGTGGACGG GCCACGGAACGAACTGTCACGTGTCTCCAAGAAGAACATTTTCCTCCTGTTCAAGAAGCTGTGCTCGTTCCGGTACCGCAGGGATCTTCTCAGACTCTCGTATGGCGAGGCCAAGAAAGCCGCCCGAGACTATGAGCTCGCCAAGAACTACTTCAAGAAGAGCCTCAAGGACATGGGTTACGGGAACTGGATCAGCAAGCCCCAGGAGGAGAAGAACTTTTACCTCTGCCCCGTGTga
- the ADAR gene encoding double-stranded RNA-specific adenosine deaminase isoform X2: MAELKEKVCDYLFNVCSSSALNLAKNIGLTRARDVNAVLIDLERQGDVYRQGTTPPIWYLTDKKRERIQMKRNADLGPETIPAAVPETKGDAVASRHVATPAASDGVAAVEVQNGQEPVIKLENRQEAVPEPVKPKPPAHDNGPSKTGYVDFENGQWATDDIPDDLNSIHAAPGEFRAIMEMPSFYSHGWPRCSPYKKLTECQLKNPISGLLEYAQFASQTCEFNLLEQSGPPHEPRFKFQVIIGGREFPPAEAGSKKVAKQDAALKAMTILLEEARAKDSGRPEEPYDCSMEKGSEKTAEAQPSTPSATSFFSGKNPVTTLLEFQYCVAMGAHTFPTVSAPSKKVAKQMAAEEAMKALHGEATSSATSETQPGGTNTESFDNLESGMPNKVRRIGELVRYLNTNPVGGLLEYARSHGFAAEFKLVDQSGPPHEPKFVYQAKVGGRWFPAVCAHSKKQGKQEAADAALRVLIGENEKAERMGFTEVTPVTGASLRRTMLLLSRSPEAQPKTLPLTGSTFHDQIAMLSHRCFNALTNSFQPSLLGRKILAAVIMKKASDDLGVVVSLGTGNRCVKGDSLSLKGETVNDCHAEIISRRGFIRFLYSELMKYNPQTAKESIFEPAKGGEKLQIKKSVSFHLYISTAPCGDGALFDKSCSDRAVESTDSRHYPVFENPKQGKLRTKVENGEGTIPVESSDIVPTWDGIRLGERLRTMSCSDKILRWNVLGLQGALLTHFLQPVYLKSVTLGYLFSQGHLTRAICCRVTRDGSAFEDGLRPPFIVNHPKVGRVSVYDSKRQSGKTKETSVNWCLADGYDLEILDGTRGTVDGPRNELSRVSKKNIFLLFKKLCSFRYRRDLLRLSYGEAKKAARDYELAKNYFKKSLKDMGYGNWISKPQEEKNFYLCPV, encoded by the exons ATGGCTGAGCTCAAGGAGAAAGTTTGCGACTACCTGTTTAACGTGTGCAGCTCCTCTGCCCTGAACTTGGCTAAAAATATTGGCCTCACCAGGGCCCGAGACGTAAATGCCGTGCTGATTGACCTGGAAAGGCAGGGCGATGTCTACAGGCAAGGGACAACGCCCCCCATATGGTATCTGACTGATAAGAAGCGAGAGCGGATACAAATGAAGAGAAATGCAGACCTCGGCCCCGAGACCATCCCAGCTGCTGTGCCTGAGACCAAAGGAGATGCTGTGGCCTCCCGTCACGTAGCCACGCCAGCCGCCTCGGACGGTGTGGCGGCCGTAGAAGTGCAGAATGGGCAGGAACCTGTCATAAAGCTGGAGAACAGGCAGGAGGCTGTGCCAGAGCCAGTAAAACCGAAGCCGCCTGCCCATGACAATGGCCCCTCAAAAACAGGGTATGTTGACTTTGAAAATGGCCAGTGGGCCACAGACGACATCCCAGATGACTTGAATAGTATCCACGCGGCACCAGGTGAGTTTCGAGCCATCATGGAGATGCCCTCCTTCTACAGCCACGGCTGGCCACGGTGCTCACCCTACAAGAAACTGACAGAGTGCCAGCTGAAGAACCCCATCAGCGGGCTGCTAGAGTATGCTCAGTTCGCTAGTCAGACCTGTGAGTTCAACCTGCTAGAGCAGAGCGGACCGCCCCATGAGCCTCG ATTTAAATTCCAAGTCATCATTGGTGGCCGAGAGTTCCCCCCAGCTGAAGCTGGCAGCAAGAAGGTAGCCAAGCAGGATGCAGCCCTCAAAGCCATGACAATCCTGCTTGAGGAAGCGAGAGCCAAGGACAGTGGAAGACCAGAAGAACCCTACGACTGCTCCATGGAGAAGGGATCTGAGAAG ACTGCAGAGGCCCAGCCCAGCACCCCTTCAGCGACATCCTTCTTTTCTGGGAAGAACCCCGTCACTACCTTGCTTGA GTTCCAGTACTGTGTCGCCATGGGAGCCCACACTTTCCCCACCGTGAGTGCCcccagcaagaaggtggccaagCAGATGGCCGCAGAGGAAGCCATGAAGGCTCTGCATGGAGAGGCAACCAGCTCGGCCACTTCTGAAACCCAG CCCGGGGGCACGAACACAGAGTCGTTTGATAACCTGGAGTCTGGGATGCCCAACAAGGTCAGGAGGATTGGTGAGCTGGTCAGATACCTGAACACCAACCCCGTGGGTGGCCTGTTAGAGTACGCCCGCTCCCACGGCTTTGCAGCTGAGTTCAAGTTGGTCGACCAGTCCGGCCCTCCACATGAGCCCAA GTTCGTTTACCAGGCAAAAGTTGGGGGTCGCTGGTTCCCAGCCGTCTGCGCACACAGCAAGAAGCAAGGCAAGCAGGAAGCAGCAGATGCGGCCCTCCGCGTCTTGATTGGGGAGAACGAGAAGGCAGAGCGCATGGGTTTCACAGAGGTAACCCCAGTGACAGGGGCCAGTCTCAGAAGAACTATGCTCCTCCTCTCCAGGTCCCCAGAAGCACAGCCAAAGACA CTCCCCCTCACTGGCAGCACCTTCCACGACCAGATAGCCATGCTGAGCCACCGCTGCTTCAACGCCCTCACTAATAGCTTCCAGCCTTCCCTGCTGGGCCGCAAGATCCTGGCCGCCGTCATCATGAAGAAGGCCTCTGATGACCTGGGGGTGGTGGTCAGCCTGGGGACAG GGAACCGCTGTGTGAAGGGGGACTCTCTCAGCCTGAAGGGGGAGACTGTCAACGACTGCCACGCAGAGATCATCTCCCGGAGGGGCTTCATCAG GTTTCTCTACAGTGAGCTGATGAAGTACAACCCCCAGACCGCAAAGGAGAGCATCTTTGAGCCTGCCAAGGGAGGAGAAAAGCTCCAAATAAAAAAGAGCGTCTCGTTCCATCTGTACATCAG CACGGCCCCATGCGGGGATGGCGCCCTCTTTGACAAGTCCTGCAGTGACCGTGCTGTGGAGAGCACAGATTCCCGCCATTACCCTGTCTTTGAGAACCCCAAACAAGGCAAGCTTCGTACCAAGGTGGAGAACG GAGAAGGCACGATTCCCGTGGAGTCCAGTGACATTGTGCCCACGTGGGACGGCATCCGGCTTGGGGAGAGGCTCCGCACCATGTCATGCAGCGACAAGATCCTTCGCTGGAATGTGCTGGGCCTTCAGGGGGCGCTGCTAACCCACTTCCTGCAGCCCGTGTATCTCAAGTCAGTCACTCTGG GCTACCTGTTCAGCCAAGGACATCTGACTCGTGCCATCTGCTGCCGTGTGACGAGGGACGGAAGTGCCTTTGAGGATGGGTTGCGGCCCCCCTTCATTGTCAACCACCCCAAG GTGGGCCGAGTCAGTGTGTACGACTCCAAGAGGCAGTCCGGGAAGACAAAGGAGACGAGCGTGAACTGGTGCCTGGCTGACGGCTACGACCTCGAGATCCTGGATGGGACCCGAGGCACCGTGGACGG GCCACGGAACGAACTGTCACGTGTCTCCAAGAAGAACATTTTCCTCCTGTTCAAGAAGCTGTGCTCGTTCCGGTACCGCAGGGATCTTCTCAGACTCTCGTATGGCGAGGCCAAGAAAGCCGCCCGAGACTATGAGCTCGCCAAGAACTACTTCAAGAAGAGCCTCAAGGACATGGGTTACGGGAACTGGATCAGCAAGCCCCAGGAGGAGAAGAACTTTTACCTCTGCCCCGTGTga